A genomic segment from Peribacillus sp. ACCC06369 encodes:
- a CDS encoding GNAT family N-acetyltransferase, producing the protein MEIRRASREDAGKLAALFNHVEDSGYMLFNPGERKATGNQMEKQLEQIEKNPLSVFLVAASGHDLNGYLILLGNQLGRTRHSAKIVIGIAEQDRGKGIGTKLFQKMEEHARTNEIRRLELSVIATNAPALSLYEKMGFEKEGIKRESLFFDGKYHDEYFLSKLL; encoded by the coding sequence ATGGAAATTCGAAGGGCTTCAAGGGAAGACGCAGGTAAATTGGCAGCTCTATTCAATCATGTTGAAGATTCCGGATATATGCTGTTCAACCCTGGGGAAAGAAAAGCGACGGGGAACCAAATGGAAAAGCAACTGGAGCAAATCGAAAAAAATCCCCTTTCCGTTTTCCTCGTTGCTGCGAGCGGCCATGATTTGAATGGTTACCTAATATTATTGGGCAATCAATTGGGCCGAACCAGACATTCAGCCAAAATCGTCATCGGCATCGCCGAACAGGATAGAGGAAAAGGCATCGGTACGAAGTTATTTCAGAAAATGGAGGAGCATGCACGGACAAACGAAATCAGGCGCCTGGAACTGTCCGTAATTGCAACCAACGCCCCTGCGCTTTCCTTATATGAAAAGATGGGTTTTGAAAAAGAAGGAATAAAGCGGGAATCGCTGTTTTTTGATGGGAAGTATCATGATGAATATTTTTTGTCCAAATTACTTTGA